In a single window of the Verrucomicrobiia bacterium genome:
- a CDS encoding Gfo/Idh/MocA family oxidoreductase codes for METSELGFGIVGPGAIAAVVADAIAKSKNAKLTAVSSRRLENAKNFIAKREGAVAVEGWEALLKRADVGAIYVATPTVAKEEIALAAIAAGKHVLVDKPFANTASVLRMTKAAEAKDVVFMDATHFVHHPRTAAIRAASAEKIGSPKSLHTIFYFPITNRNNIRFDKKQEPMTALGDMAWYSIRALVEYLRPQGRVTKALTVPELDPKNGAIIRASGLIAFDSGEISTFDIGYTAGTVVMDLELLGTSGFITMDDFVLDWPGSFAFGKPNVPIGYTHRTGMDTRKDAKFISTPANVAQEVSMIEDFAELAASGNAQKRAEYVNASLKTQEYLDAIFASVA; via the coding sequence ATGGAAACTTCTGAGCTTGGATTTGGGATTGTGGGACCCGGAGCGATCGCGGCGGTGGTGGCGGATGCGATTGCGAAATCGAAGAATGCAAAATTAACGGCGGTGTCCAGCCGTCGCCTGGAGAATGCGAAGAATTTTATCGCCAAGCGCGAGGGCGCCGTCGCGGTGGAAGGTTGGGAGGCGTTGCTGAAACGTGCAGATGTCGGCGCGATTTATGTCGCGACGCCAACGGTGGCGAAGGAGGAGATTGCGCTGGCGGCGATTGCTGCGGGCAAGCACGTGCTGGTGGACAAGCCATTTGCGAATACGGCGTCGGTGTTGCGCATGACGAAGGCGGCGGAAGCGAAGGACGTGGTGTTCATGGACGCGACCCATTTTGTGCATCATCCGCGAACGGCGGCCATTCGCGCCGCGAGCGCGGAGAAAATCGGTTCACCGAAATCGTTGCACACGATTTTTTATTTCCCGATCACGAACCGGAATAATATCCGGTTCGACAAAAAGCAGGAGCCAATGACCGCGCTGGGCGACATGGCGTGGTACTCGATTCGCGCGCTGGTGGAATATCTGCGTCCGCAAGGGCGCGTGACGAAAGCGTTGACCGTGCCGGAACTTGATCCAAAAAACGGCGCGATCATCCGCGCGTCGGGGCTCATTGCATTCGACAGCGGTGAGATTTCGACTTTTGACATCGGTTATACGGCGGGGACGGTGGTGATGGATTTGGAACTGCTCGGCACCAGCGGTTTTATCACGATGGACGATTTCGTTTTGGATTGGCCGGGAAGTTTTGCGTTTGGAAAACCGAACGTGCCGATTGGTTACACCCATCGCACGGGCATGGACACGCGCAAGGATGCGAAATTTATTTCCACACCGGCAAACGTAGCGCAGGAAGTTTCGATGATTGAAGATTTTGCTGAACTTGCCGCGAGCGGAAATGCTCAGAAGCGCGCCGAGTATGTCAATGCCTCGCTAAAGACGCAGGAATATTTGGATGCGATTTTTGCATCTGTCGCGTGA
- the ispD gene encoding 2-C-methyl-D-erythritol 4-phosphate cytidylyltransferase, which produces MVSAIIVAAGKGTRMGPNIDKLFLEVAGRPVVGHTIERFVRAHEVDEVVVVVREGMQSAFEDLAKEYGWRKPLRFVAGGAERQDSVWNGLQAVSPQAKIVAIQDGARPCTSEALITATIIAAREMGAAVTGQPVSDTIKESADGKVISRTLDRSRLWAVQTPQTFQIEVIRRALTAVRERGLQVTDDTAACELIGQPVRLVPTTGPNPKVTVPADLAYIELLLKTA; this is translated from the coding sequence ATGGTATCCGCCATTATCGTCGCCGCCGGCAAAGGCACCCGCATGGGGCCGAATATTGACAAACTATTTTTGGAAGTCGCCGGCCGGCCGGTGGTGGGGCATACGATTGAACGATTCGTCCGCGCCCATGAAGTGGACGAAGTGGTGGTTGTCGTGCGCGAAGGGATGCAAAGCGCATTTGAAGATTTGGCGAAAGAATATGGCTGGCGAAAGCCGTTGCGATTCGTCGCGGGCGGCGCGGAACGGCAGGACTCGGTTTGGAATGGTTTGCAAGCCGTCTCACCACAAGCCAAAATCGTAGCAATCCAGGACGGCGCACGTCCGTGCACGAGCGAGGCATTGATCACAGCGACGATTATCGCCGCGCGAGAAATGGGCGCAGCCGTCACCGGCCAGCCCGTGAGCGATACCATCAAGGAAAGTGCCGATGGAAAAGTCATCAGCCGCACGCTCGATCGCTCGCGGCTTTGGGCGGTGCAAACCCCGCAGACATTCCAAATCGAAGTCATTCGACGCGCATTGACGGCGGTTCGCGAACGCGGATTACAAGTGACCGATGACACCGCCGCGTGCGAATTAATCGGGCAACCAGTCCGGCTCGTGCCAACGACTGGCCCAAATCCCAAAGTGACCGTGCCCGCAGATTTGGCTTATATAGAACTGCTTTTGAAGACGGCGTAA
- a CDS encoding S41 family peptidase — MKKRLIYGLIVILLATNLMIGARIYVRSAGAAEKDSAYPSLQLFSYVLEKVRKDYVDGKKLTYQELVYGALKGMINTLDPHSEFMEPSKYEDLQKDTQGAFGGLGIMVEMKEKYVTVLAPMEDTPGYKAGIQPGDRIVKIDGKSAEELGLQEAVQHLRGEPGTEVTITTFRPSTGVTKDLTLKRAIIKVDMVKDINNKKEFPLGENKIGYVRLVQFGEKTSDDLEKALRKLKEEGMQGLVLDLRWNPGGLLDQAVDVCQKFLPRGSLIVSTEGQNHSQDSKRFSTGHGDELNGMPMVILVNVNSASASEIVAGCLQDYHRAEILGERTFGKGSVQSILPLEDGSALRLTTAKYYTPSHKVIHGQGITPDSIVPMSDDEELAVRMKSRPGLETLTDKQQEELRNSHDVQLERATDLLRGILFYTHHSAKQPEKMAANEK; from the coding sequence ATGAAGAAACGGTTGATTTACGGTCTGATTGTAATTTTATTGGCAACGAATCTGATGATTGGCGCGCGCATTTACGTGCGTTCCGCCGGGGCGGCGGAAAAGGATTCGGCCTATCCCAGTCTCCAACTTTTTTCCTACGTGCTCGAGAAGGTTCGCAAAGATTATGTGGACGGCAAAAAATTGACTTACCAGGAACTCGTCTATGGCGCGTTGAAAGGAATGATTAATACGCTCGACCCGCACAGCGAATTCATGGAACCGTCCAAGTATGAGGATTTGCAGAAAGACACCCAGGGCGCATTCGGTGGGCTGGGCATCATGGTCGAGATGAAGGAAAAATATGTGACCGTGCTCGCGCCGATGGAAGACACGCCAGGTTACAAGGCGGGCATCCAGCCCGGCGATCGCATCGTGAAAATTGACGGCAAGAGCGCCGAGGAATTGGGATTGCAGGAAGCCGTGCAGCATCTTCGCGGCGAGCCGGGCACGGAAGTGACGATCACGACTTTCCGTCCGTCCACTGGCGTGACAAAAGACCTCACGCTCAAGCGCGCCATCATCAAGGTGGACATGGTCAAGGACATCAATAACAAAAAAGAATTTCCGCTGGGCGAAAACAAGATCGGTTACGTGCGCCTCGTGCAATTCGGTGAAAAAACCAGCGATGATTTGGAGAAGGCGTTGCGCAAATTAAAAGAGGAAGGCATGCAGGGTCTCGTGCTGGACTTGCGTTGGAATCCGGGCGGGTTGCTGGATCAGGCGGTGGATGTTTGCCAAAAATTCTTGCCGCGCGGCTCGCTCATCGTTTCGACCGAGGGCCAAAATCATTCGCAGGACTCGAAGCGTTTTTCCACCGGCCACGGCGATGAATTGAACGGCATGCCGATGGTGATTTTGGTCAATGTGAACAGCGCGAGCGCGTCGGAAATCGTCGCCGGTTGTTTGCAGGATTATCATCGCGCGGAAATTTTGGGCGAAAGAACTTTCGGCAAGGGTTCCGTGCAAAGCATCCTGCCACTGGAAGACGGTTCGGCGCTGCGGTTGACGACGGCCAAGTACTATACGCCGAGCCACAAGGTCATTCACGGGCAGGGTATCACGCCGGATTCCATCGTGCCGATGTCGGATGACGAAGAGCTTGCCGTGCGGATGAAGAGCCGTCCGGGATTGGAAACTTTGACGGACAAGCAGCAGGAGGAATTGCGTAATTCCCATGATGTGCAGTTGGAACGTGCGACGGATTTGCTGCGCGGCATTTTGTTCTACACGCATCACTCCGCGAAGCAGCCGGAGAAAATGGCGGCGAACGAGAAGTAA
- the tsaD gene encoding tRNA (adenosine(37)-N6)-threonylcarbamoyltransferase complex transferase subunit TsaD — MTLLAIETSCDETSVAVIREGRVLASLVASQIELHAEYGGVVPELAAREHLRNLLPIARATMGDANISAKDLDAVAATQGPGLPNALLLGLKAAQSLAFVLRKPFLGIHHHEAHLYSPWISGEPPVADFDAFEPNISLIVSGGHTMLVHVKSELEHHVLGSTIDDAAGECFDKVAKMIGLPYPGGPEIDRLAALGKPAFDFPRPMLKDASDDFSFSGLKTSARYFIRDHPATLENAGQLNDLCASVQAAIVEVLVTKTMRAAERLGVKCVTASGGVTCNRALRKELEDACARKKLKLRLAARDLCTDNAAMIGILAERKFLHGAQSTDLDGEIKPGWMLQ, encoded by the coding sequence ATGACCCTGCTTGCGATTGAAACCTCCTGCGACGAAACCAGCGTCGCGGTGATTCGCGAGGGCAGGGTGCTGGCGAGCTTGGTGGCTTCGCAAATCGAACTCCATGCCGAATACGGCGGCGTGGTGCCGGAACTGGCGGCGCGTGAGCACTTGAGAAATCTGCTGCCCATCGCGCGCGCGACGATGGGGGACGCGAATATTTCGGCGAAGGATTTGGACGCGGTCGCCGCAACGCAGGGGCCGGGTTTGCCGAACGCATTGCTGCTTGGACTCAAGGCCGCGCAATCGCTGGCTTTCGTTTTGCGCAAACCGTTTCTTGGAATTCATCATCACGAAGCGCATTTGTATTCCCCATGGATTTCCGGCGAACCGCCCGTTGCGGATTTCGACGCCTTTGAGCCGAACATCTCGCTGATCGTCAGCGGCGGTCACACGATGCTCGTGCATGTGAAGTCGGAGTTGGAACATCACGTGTTGGGCTCGACCATTGACGATGCCGCCGGGGAATGTTTTGACAAAGTCGCGAAAATGATCGGGCTGCCGTATCCCGGCGGGCCGGAGATTGACCGGCTGGCCGCGTTAGGCAAGCCGGCTTTCGATTTTCCGCGTCCGATGTTGAAGGATGCCAGCGACGATTTCAGTTTCAGCGGATTGAAAACTTCGGCGCGCTATTTCATCCGTGATCATCCGGCAACGCTCGAAAATGCGGGCCAGCTAAATGATTTATGCGCGAGCGTACAGGCTGCGATTGTGGAAGTGCTGGTGACAAAAACCATGCGCGCGGCTGAACGGCTGGGAGTGAAGTGCGTGACGGCATCCGGCGGGGTGACGTGCAACCGGGCATTACGCAAAGAACTCGAAGATGCCTGCGCTCGCAAGAAATTAAAACTTCGCCTGGCCGCGCGCGATTTATGCACCGACAACGCTGCAATGATCGGCATCCTGGCCGAACGAAAATTTTTGCACGGCGCACAATCTACCGATCTTGACGGAGAAATTAAACCCGGATGGATGTTGCAATAG
- a CDS encoding tRNA-(ms[2]io[6]A)-hydroxylase: MLLFREKVPADWMPKVLANLPAVLVDHAHLERKAATTALNLEKYRDLYPRVGELNAIAIEELQHFQLVLALLKERGISFGQPFPSPWITGLMRSVRNGQRHQVIDHLICCAFIEGRSCEKFQFLASALKPIDSKLADFYASLVESEGNHYATYILMAREVDPRETEQRMDFYLDLDAKLMREPNPLPLLH, translated from the coding sequence ATGCTTTTGTTTCGTGAAAAAGTTCCCGCAGATTGGATGCCCAAGGTGCTGGCAAACTTGCCGGCCGTATTGGTGGATCACGCGCATCTGGAACGCAAAGCAGCGACGACGGCTTTGAATCTTGAAAAGTATCGCGACCTTTATCCGCGCGTCGGCGAGTTGAACGCGATTGCCATCGAGGAGTTGCAGCATTTTCAACTGGTGCTCGCGTTGTTGAAAGAGCGGGGGATTTCTTTTGGGCAGCCGTTTCCAAGTCCCTGGATCACCGGTTTGATGCGCTCGGTGCGTAACGGCCAGCGCCATCAGGTGATTGATCATTTGATTTGCTGCGCGTTCATCGAAGGCCGCAGTTGTGAGAAATTTCAATTTCTCGCAAGCGCGCTCAAACCGATAGATTCGAAGCTGGCCGATTTCTACGCCAGCCTGGTCGAATCGGAAGGCAATCATTACGCGACCTATATATTAATGGCGCGGGAAGTAGATCCCCGCGAAACGGAGCAGCGCATGGATTTTTATCTCGATCTGGATGCGAAGCTCATGCGGGAACCCAATCCGCTGCCGCTATTGCATTAG
- a CDS encoding response regulator, which translates to MLKPTLLLVEDEEDDVFFFKRTLEKSGASFSIHRASNGAEAIEFIRKCASTDLLPQIIFLDLKMPVLNGFDFLDWLQKQNLASAIPTVVLSGSEQQKDIDRARQLGATDYLVKPIRVFDLNRVLRDVLGFTGVVPVTAGVKP; encoded by the coding sequence ATGTTGAAACCTACTTTGCTCCTGGTTGAAGATGAGGAAGATGACGTCTTTTTTTTCAAGCGCACGCTTGAAAAATCCGGCGCTTCTTTTTCAATTCATCGCGCTTCCAACGGGGCCGAGGCCATTGAATTTATCCGGAAGTGCGCCAGTACGGACTTGCTTCCGCAGATTATCTTTTTGGATTTGAAGATGCCGGTGTTGAATGGTTTCGATTTTCTCGACTGGCTGCAAAAACAGAATCTTGCTAGTGCCATCCCGACAGTTGTGTTAAGCGGTTCCGAGCAGCAAAAGGATATTGACCGCGCGCGTCAACTGGGGGCGACGGATTATTTGGTGAAACCCATCCGCGTTTTTGATCTCAATCGCGTTCTGCGGGACGTCCTCGGCTTCACCGGCGTCGTTCCTGTGACAGCCGGAGTCAAGCCTTGA